Proteins from a single region of Amblyomma americanum isolate KBUSLIRL-KWMA chromosome 10, ASM5285725v1, whole genome shotgun sequence:
- the LOC144106938 gene encoding uncharacterized protein LOC144106938: protein MGALYHGDCLEDDLDPWLDEDPWIDRVYRLGDHDSEQADAVITHYLTDDELYQALAFPSDYDWSTTVIFKFDVDYPEIWRKLLKFIDRCPQVKFGGWARTRVAYVHLIKTWTVYEADFLIGKRELDIDGVHCRILPVRVAPF, encoded by the coding sequence ATGGGAGCCCTGTACCACGGAGACTGCCTCGAGGATGACCTGGACCCGTGGTTGGACGAGGACCCGTGGATCGACAGGGTCTACCGACTCGGCGACCACGACTCGGAGCAGGCGGACGCCGTTATCACGCACTACCTGACGGACGACGAGCTCTACCAGGCGCTGGCTTTTCCCTCCGACTACGACTGGTCGACGACAGTGATCTTCAAGTTCGACGTGGACTATCCCGAGATATGGCGAAAGCTGCTCAAATTTATCGATCGCTGCCCCCAGGTGAAGTTCGGCGGCTGGGCGCGGACGAGGGTGGCGTACGTGCACCTCATCAAGACGTGGACGGTGTACGAGGCGGACTTCCTGATCGGGAAGCGGGAGCTGGACATCGATGGCGTACACTGCCGTATCCTGCCCGTCAGGGTTGCGCCGTTCTGA